The genomic stretch CATGTGATACACGGTCTGCCATTTTACCTCTGCACCGTCTTTTTGTAAAATAGAGGCAGCAATCCTTTTCCAGTGGCTCGCGCCGTTGTTATGGAAAAAGTCGCGCCCAATTTGCGCCTTTATATCGACAGGTTTATCGCGGCGGTAGAACCATTTGCGTAGCGTGTCTGCCGGCGCTCCTGTACCATTTACGCGCGTAAATCCCCAGTACAGGCCCGTCTGGTGTTTATGGTGCCCCGGGCTGTATTCCGTTAGTGATCCATTGCCGTCAGGCGCCATGATCGGGTGCAAATAGGGGCGCATCTGCGCTTTGGCTTGCTGTGCCAAAACAAGGACGTCATTCTCCGCATTGTAGATGGATATTTCTTCTCCCTTTTCGTCTTGCTCAACGTAGAAACTTGTGCTTTGAGCAGTGGCGAGATGATAAGGGAAAAGTAGGCAAACAGAGCTAAAGAGTAAGAGAAGACGCGTTTTCATACCTGATAGGATGGCGATGAGTATTATGCTTATAATAGCATTTTCTGCAAGAATTCTCCAGCCGGCAAGGTGCCCAGCAAAAAAGCCCAACCGATTTTGATCGATTGGGCTTTCCTGATATTGTGTTGATCAGTTTTGTGATGAAGGCGGGACCATGCCATTCATCCGTAAATAAGTAGCCAGACTGCCGTAGTGTTCGTACGTGTGCGTTGAGTTAAAAGACAGGATGGCCGAGACCGTCATATCTGTGCGTCGCTCGCCACCGAAAAACTCCTTAATTTCTTCCCCTTTTTTATCGGTCATCTCAGCATACACTTTCTCGCAGTACACAAAGCTTTCTTTTACAGCGGTGTGTATGGCGTTGCGCGTTGTGGCTATTTCAACGTAGTTGCCTTCAGCAGGATTTTCTTCGCCGGCAGCCAGCGAGCAGATACCGAATTGTGCGTTGGCAATGTGTGCAAGCAATTCGCCGGCCGTGTATACTTGCACTGTTGGACGATACGCGTACATGTCTTCATCCATCATCTCTGCCGTCGCAAGGACAAAGTCAGCTGTTATGTCGTGAATTTTTTTGAGGGATTCGATCAGGGCACGCGGGTTATCCTGGGCTTGTGCAACTGCGGGGAGCATGCACATCATAAATAATAACAGGGATAGGTAGCGTAGCGTTTTCATGGGAAAGATACCTTGAGTTTAGAGTAATCGGTGGAAAGGACCCGTGCTCAAGGTTAGCAGTTACACGATAGAAGCGCAAATCCTGGCAAGTGAGAGGCAACTACTGATTCCGTTGTAAATCGCGCAATGCCCTGTAACCAATCAGGATGATCCTTTCGTCTTCAATCAGCTGTCGGATTTCTTCACTGTTGGTAAATAGCTCGTACTCCTTCACGCGCGTTTCCCAGGAGTTGGTCATGCTGCGCAATTCTTTGCCATCTGTTGCGGCATGGATAAGCACCTCTGTGACACCGGGTTCGATGGAAGAAAGCACACGTTTCCAGTAGTCAGTTACTGACTCCCCCTCTTTTTTGCCCCCAAAAACTAAAACATCCGGTGAAACAATGCCGTCGGCTTCGAGGGCTGGGCGTAGCTGATCAAAGCCGCGACGGGTCAGTTCAGCCTGGGAAGCCATTCGCAGTGGCAAGTCGTACTGTATCGCTAACTCATGGTAAACGGCGTGGTAGGCAGGATCGTAATGCATGACACCCATGTGGGAGTCGAGGTGCGTCACATCAATGCCGGCTGCCAACGCTTTGTCAATCTGTGCCTGCGCTTCGATTTTTGCCTCCGCCGGCGTTGCGTGTTGGTATACCTCTGCAGTTTGGGCCCAAAAATACCCTTCAGGGGTAACGAGGCCAGGGATCTTGTCTTTGCTACTCACCGGTCCCCACTTGTACGTGTCCCATTCGCTGGTATGGGTGAGGTGTATGCCAAAATCTGCCTCCGGATTGGCAATAGCGTAAGCTGCAATTTCAGGAAACCACGGACAGGGCACCATTATAGTGCCGCTGGTCATCAGGCCGTTCTCCATCGCGTCGATTGATGCAGCATTGGCTGCATGGCTCATCCCGATGTCGTCGCCATTTACAATGAGCAATTTGTCAGTTGCTTTGTAACCAAGCCGTTCTGCCAGGGTTTGGCCATGCACAAGTTGGGGGAGACAAAGCAATAAGAGCAAAACGTATCGCATGATTCGGTGTAAGAAGAATTTGAAGGTAGGTGCAATTGCCAAGATAGGCGCAGGAGACAGGGAGTTGCAATGACACGGAGGTGGTTGCTAAAGCGGTTTGACCATGAAATACGTTGTGCTAGTACACGGCATCTACGATACGCCGGCAGTCTTCACCTCGATGCGAAAATATCTCGCGTCGCAGGGTTGGCGCGTACATGCGCCCGCGCTTTTGCCAAACAGTGGCGCAGACGGACTCGAAATGCTTGCACATCAGCTCTATGCGTTTATCGAGCAGAACATTCCATCAGACGCGACGCTGCACGTGGTTGGGTACAGTATGGGGGGATTGGTTGCTCGGTATTATGTGCAACGATTGGGTGGTCGGGCCCGGATTGATTGCCTGGTTACGCTTTCAACGCCGCACAACGGGACATACATGGCCTACTTCCTTCCCAACAAGGGTACTGCACAAATGCGGCCGGGAAGTGCGTTCTTGGAAGATTTGAATGGGGATGTTATGACGCTGGGTACGATACGATTTGTCTCGTTGTGGACGCCCTGGGACCTGACCATTGTACCGGCGAAAAGCTCTGTGCTGCCCGTGGGGCACCAGGTGTCGCTGCCGAAAATTATGGCACACCCCTTAATGCTGAGCAGCCAGCGATGTCATGAAGAAGTACACCGCTGGCTCGTCTCCTGATTTAGGGTAACGCGATACCCACTTCGTTTCGTCGCATCATGGGTAGCGTCATCGGAGGATTGTATTGCATCAAAAAAGGCTCTCCGTCAGTTTCAACGCCGTTGTCTTCGAGGACTACCATCAGTTTCTCCGTATGATCAGCAACGCGGCGCGCGGTTGCCCAACCCGAAAACCTTATGGTGGCGACTTTGCGCGCCGGCACGGTTTTGAAATCCATCGCCTGCCCATCCGGCGCCGGCACATTTGCTTCGCTATAGCCTTCCGGTAGGATAAACGACATGTTGTCATCCATGATTACAGGAGCCGTCATGGCGATACTTTCCTGCTTCTCATTTTGCCCGAAAATATAGGAAGCAAGCACGCCAAAGGCCGCGTTGCGCTCGCCGGACCGCGTGGATATCCAGGTCTGCTCCTCGTATTGCCGGATTTCAACTTTTTCTTCAAACTGCTCCAGTACCTTGTATGGGGGCTCTTCCGTTGTGGCAGATATATAAACTCCCCAACCACCCCATAGCGCAACGCCGGCGCCAATGAGTATCAAAAGGGTTTGCATTTTCATAAAAGTTTGTATTGTGTTCCGTTGCCAGTATTACACGGCATTACTGCAGTCTGCCCAGTTCCGTTGGCACAATGCGACAAGCGGCGAGTTGCTGGGGATGAAGGGCGTGGTTTAGGTGTTGAGTGTCGAGGTTTGAATGGTGATTGTTGATTGGGGAATGGCAGACCCCTTTTCCCAAACGTCATCCTGAGCGGTGCGAAGGATCTGGGCGAGCAGCCCGGCTTCGGAAATGTTGCTCACCCATCCACCTGGCGCCGTCATCCCTCACTTGATTGCGCATCTACAGGAACGTATGCTATGCGTTTCACAAGGCGCTCGAGAACTCCTTGGCATCTTACCTACTCACCCAAACAATCCCCCCTATGAACAGGCTCACGTTGTGCTTGATTGTGATGCTGCTTGTTACTGGATGTGCCGCGACGCGGACTTCCGATACCAACGCCAAATCAGATCAGGCTTTCTCCTTTGCCCTCATCGGCGACATGCCTTATGCAGATGTTGATATTCCACGGTTTCGGCAAATGACGCAGGAAATCAACGCAGATGCCGCAGTTGAGTGGGTCTTGCACGTAGGCGACATCAAAACTGGCGGCTCGTCTTGCTCCGATGAATTCCTCGCCGGCCGTCTCGACCTCTTTCAGCAATTCCGCCAGCCATTTATCTTTGTGCCCGGTGACAACGAGTGGACCGATTGCCACCGCGCTACCGCTGGCGGTTTTCAGCCGCTTGAACGACTGGCAAAATTACGGACCCTGTTTTACCCAACGGCTGGTCAATCGCTGGGCAAAACCAAACTGGCGTTAACCACGCAGGCAAGCAATCCTGCTTATGCTACGTATCCCGAACACACCCGATGGATTCGGGCAAATGTGGTGTTTGCAGCCTTGCACATTGTTGGCAGCCAAAATGGCATGGCGTCATTTGCCGGTCGTACGACTGCGGATGACGAAGAGGCTGCCGCGCGAATGGAGGCAGCCATCGTCTGGATGCGCGACGCGTTTGCTGAGGCGCGACAACTTGATAGTCCTGGCATCTTTTTGACCCTCCATGCAAATCCCGGGTTTTCTGATGCAGCTGTATCGCAAGCGTTTACGTCATTTCTGGCGGCATTGGAAGAAGAAACCATCAGGTTTGGCCGGCCCGTATTACTGGCGCACGGCGACTCACATTATTTCAGAATCGACAAGCCGCTCGTTGGTATCCAGTCGAAGCGACGTATCGAAAACTTCACCCGCGTGGAGGTGTTTGGTGCTGGCGATGTGCACTGGCTGCGTATTACGGTTGATCCGGAAGATGTA from Bacteroidota bacterium encodes the following:
- a CDS encoding DUF6807 family protein gives rise to the protein MKTRLLLLFSSVCLLFPYHLATAQSTSFYVEQDEKGEEISIYNAENDVLVLAQQAKAQMRPYLHPIMAPDGNGSLTEYSPGHHKHQTGLYWGFTRVNGTGAPADTLRKWFYRRDKPVDIKAQIGRDFFHNNGASHWKRIAASILQKDGAEVKWQTVYHM
- a CDS encoding DinB family protein gives rise to the protein MKTLRYLSLLLFMMCMLPAVAQAQDNPRALIESLKKIHDITADFVLATAEMMDEDMYAYRPTVQVYTAGELLAHIANAQFGICSLAAGEENPAEGNYVEIATTRNAIHTAVKESFVYCEKVYAEMTDKKGEEIKEFFGGERRTDMTVSAILSFNSTHTYEHYGSLATYLRMNGMVPPSSQN
- a CDS encoding polysaccharide deacetylase family protein; protein product: MRYVLLLLLCLPQLVHGQTLAERLGYKATDKLLIVNGDDIGMSHAANAASIDAMENGLMTSGTIMVPCPWFPEIAAYAIANPEADFGIHLTHTSEWDTYKWGPVSSKDKIPGLVTPEGYFWAQTAEVYQHATPAEAKIEAQAQIDKALAAGIDVTHLDSHMGVMHYDPAYHAVYHELAIQYDLPLRMASQAELTRRGFDQLRPALEADGIVSPDVLVFGGKKEGESVTDYWKRVLSSIEPGVTEVLIHAATDGKELRSMTNSWETRVKEYELFTNSEEIRQLIEDERIILIGYRALRDLQRNQ
- a CDS encoding alpha/beta fold hydrolase — its product is MKYVVLVHGIYDTPAVFTSMRKYLASQGWRVHAPALLPNSGADGLEMLAHQLYAFIEQNIPSDATLHVVGYSMGGLVARYYVQRLGGRARIDCLVTLSTPHNGTYMAYFLPNKGTAQMRPGSAFLEDLNGDVMTLGTIRFVSLWTPWDLTIVPAKSSVLPVGHQVSLPKIMAHPLMLSSQRCHEEVHRWLVS
- a CDS encoding heme-binding protein produces the protein MKMQTLLILIGAGVALWGGWGVYISATTEEPPYKVLEQFEEKVEIRQYEEQTWISTRSGERNAAFGVLASYIFGQNEKQESIAMTAPVIMDDNMSFILPEGYSEANVPAPDGQAMDFKTVPARKVATIRFSGWATARRVADHTEKLMVVLEDNGVETDGEPFLMQYNPPMTLPMMRRNEVGIALP
- a CDS encoding metallophosphoesterase, whose product is MNRLTLCLIVMLLVTGCAATRTSDTNAKSDQAFSFALIGDMPYADVDIPRFRQMTQEINADAAVEWVLHVGDIKTGGSSCSDEFLAGRLDLFQQFRQPFIFVPGDNEWTDCHRATAGGFQPLERLAKLRTLFYPTAGQSLGKTKLALTTQASNPAYATYPEHTRWIRANVVFAALHIVGSQNGMASFAGRTTADDEEAAARMEAAIVWMRDAFAEARQLDSPGIFLTLHANPGFSDAAVSQAFTSFLAALEEETIRFGRPVLLAHGDSHYFRIDKPLVGIQSKRRIENFTRVEVFGAGDVHWLRITVDPEDVNVFDIRQEIVQENRIQHIRP